Within Candidatus Krumholzibacteriia bacterium, the genomic segment TTGTATTCTTCCTGCTGGGCTTCATGCTGTTCTCCTCGTTGTTCATGACCGTGGGCTCGGTATGCACCACCGATCAGGACGCGCAGCAGTTGCAGGGGCTCATCACGCTGCCCATGATCGTTCCGATTCTGTGCCTGATGCTCCTGATCCAGAGCCCCAACAGCGGGTTGGCGGTGGTGTTGTCGATGATTCCGCTCTTCGCGCCCATGATCATGCTGGCGCGCATCATCCTGCTGGAGCCGCCGCTGTGGCAGATCCTGCTGAGCATGGCGCTCATCCTCGCGTCGGTGTACTTTACCATCGGCTTCGCGGCGCGCGTGTTCCGGGTGGGAATCCTCATGTACGGCAAGCGGCCCAGCCTGCGCGAGCTCGTCCACTGGTATCGCCTCGCGGGATGAATAGGCCGCGGACGGTCGGTATGCTAGAATGAGCGCCGGGTCGGGGCGTGGCGCAGTCCGGTAGCGCACCTGCTTTGGGAGCAGGGGGTCGGAGGTTCAAATCCTCTCGCCCCGACCACTTCTTACGAACAGAGCCCGCCTCCTGGCGGGCTCTGTTCGCAAGTTCCTGTCGCGCGTTGCCTTCTCGTGACTGAGAGCCCGTCTCCTGACGGGCTCTTTTCGCAAGTTCCTTCCGCGCGTTGCCTTCTCGTGACTGAGAGCCCGTCTCCTGGCGGGCTCTTTTCGCAAGTTCCTGTCGCGCGTTGCGTGTTCTACTTCAACAGCACCATGCGGTGCGTGGCTGTGAAGCCCGCCGTCGTCAGCCGGTAGAAGTACACGCCGCTCGCCACCGGTCTCCCGCCCGCGTCCACACCGTTCCAGACCGCCTCGCCGTAGCCCGCTTCGCGCGGTCCATCGATGAGTGTCGCCACGTGCGCGCCACTCACCGCGAACACGTCGAGCCGGACGTGCGCCGGTGCGGCCAGCGCGAAGGCGATGGTGGTGGCGGGATTGAACGGGTTGGGGTAGTTGCGCAGGAGCGCCGTCGCGCGCGGCGCGTCGTCCACCGCGGTGGTGCCGCACACAATGGGATTCATCTGTCCACGGATCTCGCCGCCCGGGAATGACGTGGTGTGCACGTTGACGTACAGCGCGCCCGCCTTGAGCGCGATTACGCGCGTCATGCTGAGTGGCGAGGCGTCGTCGTAGTCCCACTGTCCCGATTTGCTCATGCCGGTACCAATGTTGCGCACCACGCCGCCGCCCTCGCTGTCGCTGTGGATGTGTGCGCCCGTCTCACCCATGACGCCGCTGGTGGTCACATCGAAGGCGATGCGGTTGTGGGCGTGGCTCAGGTGGAAGTACCCCTGGCCGGTTGCAAGCGATCCCGTGCCCGCCTGCGTGCCGTCGAGGAATGCTGCGTAGCATTGCGGCTGGCAGCTGCCCGGGAAGATGTCGCCGTCGATTTCGCCGGTGGGGAAGGCGCTGGTGTGGATGTTGACGTACATCATTCCGGTCTTGAGGTTCTTGACCCGCGCGCCCGTGAGGGGTACCGCGTCGTTCCACTTCCAAACGCCGGACTTGGGCGAACCGGTGCCCAGGGTGCGAACGGCGGCACCGGCCTCGGCGCGGTTGTGGATGTGCGCGGCGGTCTCCGTGGCGGTGAGGCCGGAGAACTCGATCCAGTAGGCCAGCTCGGTCTCGGTGTGATTGAGCGCGAGCTTCGCGAACCCCGTCCCCGGCGTGCCGGTCATCTGGCCGTCGATGGACGCTTCGAAGCACTGCTCCTCGCAGGGCGCGGGGAGAATCTGCCCGCGAATCTCGCCCGCGGGGAAGTTGGCGCTGTGGATGTTGTGATACAGCAATCCCGCCCTGAGATCCGCCACGCGCGCGGGTGTCAGCGGCACCGTGTCGGCTGACGTCCATTCGCCAATCTTGGTGGCGCCGGTTCCCGTGTTCTTGAGCGCCGCACCGCCCTCGGCGTCGCTGTGGATGTGAGACGCCGTCTCGGTGCTCCCGAGTCCGGAGAAGGTGATCTTGTAGGTCAGCGCGGTTTCGTCGTCGTTGAGCAGAAAGTGGCCCACCCCGGTGCCCGGCGAAGGCGTGCCGGCCTGCGCGCCGTCGAGCAGGGCGACGAAACACATCTCAGCGCGAGAACTGGGAGCGGCGAACAGCAGACTGGCTGCGGCAAAAAGGCCCATTCCGATGCGGCGGTACGGCATGGCTGCCTCCTGGGGATGAGGGATGCGGGGGGACTTGCGTAGATGATAGGGGAACGTCGCGCCACCCGCAAGGCCGCGGGGGCTGCCAGTGAAACGGGCATCCGCATGTCGCCAATGGCCGTTTTTGGCCTTTTTTGTCACCCCGCGAGT encodes:
- a CDS encoding CHRD domain-containing protein, with translation MPYRRIGMGLFAAASLLFAAPSSRAEMCFVALLDGAQAGTPSPGTGVGHFLLNDDETALTYKITFSGLGSTETASHIHSDAEGGAALKNTGTGATKIGEWTSADTVPLTPARVADLRAGLLYHNIHSANFPAGEIRGQILPAPCEEQCFEASIDGQMTGTPGTGFAKLALNHTETELAYWIEFSGLTATETAAHIHNRAEAGAAVRTLGTGSPKSGVWKWNDAVPLTGARVKNLKTGMMYVNIHTSAFPTGEIDGDIFPGSCQPQCYAAFLDGTQAGTGSLATGQGYFHLSHAHNRIAFDVTTSGVMGETGAHIHSDSEGGGVVRNIGTGMSKSGQWDYDDASPLSMTRVIALKAGALYVNVHTTSFPGGEIRGQMNPIVCGTTAVDDAPRATALLRNYPNPFNPATTIAFALAAPAHVRLDVFAVSGAHVATLIDGPREAGYGEAVWNGVDAGGRPVASGVYFYRLTTAGFTATHRMVLLK